One window of Scheffersomyces stipitis CBS 6054 chromosome 1, whole genome shotgun sequence genomic DNA carries:
- a CDS encoding purine motif triplex-binding protein, which yields MECSTEYSTTYVADAPQPMEPAGDANNLFALLGNDVEDDTVVAALPKEVVKKNTSSKKADVPPASADPARAKKNKSKPTGNEAALKANADNKSVAAPSATPSKHVKKPFDRHSRTGKTDSKKKLKQGWGTGEQRELEGETEGLEDAVADLDEEDEVAAEPAVPKRSLNDYFAELQVKQQELEGARQLRKANEGVEDKWTAEEVIEKQQESFFESTASKKTKAKAPKEKKFLEIDAHFADEQPASFESKRGGARGGARGGARGGRGAARGARGGFAKRGDSKPAAKTAAAPKAEINDKNFPSL from the exons ATGGAGTGCTCTACGGAGTATTCG ACAACATATGTGGCCGACGCGCCGCAGCCAATGGAGCCCGCTGGCGACGCCAAT AACTTATTTGCCTTGTTAGGTAACGACGTCGAAGACGACACTGTCGTCGCCGCCTTGCCAAAGGAagtcgtcaagaagaacactTCCTCCAAGAAGGCTGATGTTCCTCCTGCCTCTGCTGACCCAGCCAGagccaagaagaacaagtccAAGCCTACCGGTAACGAAGCTGCCTTGAAGGCTAACGCCGACAACAAGTCTGTTGCCGCTCCATCTGCCACTCCATCCAAGCACGTCAAGAAGCCATTTGACCGTCATTCCAGAACCGGTAAGACCgactccaagaagaagctcaagCAAGGCTGGGGTACTGGAgaacaaagagaattggaagGTGAAACTGAAGGTTTGGAAGACGCTGTAGCTGACttggacgaagaagacgaagttgCCGCTGAACCTGCCGTGCCAAAGAGATCCTTGAACGACTACTTTGCTGAATTGCAAGTCAAGcaacaagaattggaagGTGCCAGACAATTGAGAAAGGCCAACGAAGGTGTTGAAGACAAATGGACCgctgaagaagtcatcGAAAAGCAACAAGAATCTTTCTTTGAATCTACTGCCTCCAAGAAGACCAAGGCTAAGGCTccaaaggaaaagaagttcttggaaatcgacGCTCACTTTGCTGATGAACAACCAGCTTCTTTTGAATCCAAGAGAGGTGGTGCCAGAGGTGGTGCTAGAGGTGGTGCCAGAGGTGGCCGTGGTGCTGCCAGAGGCGCCAGAGGTGGTTTTGCCAAGAGAGGCGACAGCAAGCCTGCTGCTAAGACTGCTGCTGCCCCAAAGGCTgaaatcaacgacaagaacTTCCCATCCTTGTAA
- a CDS encoding predicted protein, which yields MSDDKYRSTATKVLSSVYQASSDFADAHQGQNRGAAAGTAAALLSMGIDRVNRTGKSASRSGSLDLDYTDEQLEHIRQMASSAEENELKKHRDHFVDKLMDKMLKYTIPDDSPDKAIFEQKINDPSRSERPNLSIRILLSNFKKLAGKMGMFFELQYGIIHIITWRKPTKTLTALVLYTTICLWPHLVVTYPLIFLLFGIIVPGYLHRHPMRTPELIKVKKRGQSLFSFLNEGAGEHSIIDDLLSDSVLGDEGLRPTFSGSEESSDVLQISPSEVISETSVSTDDSKKPIAKSQLALLINMRDLQNLTTDLLNGMDLAEKSWFETFGFKDEHLSTFIFYGVAAATSVVLFLGQFIPWRLIFIQSGWAGILLCHPKSKTFLVELSNAKKARAAKAPQPEEIIESEVKKFETNDIIVDDAPERRIVEIFELQKKSILHEKWTFYSYSGNIFDTKKKTRLAGKRPGGVDHLSKVVPPKDWLFDFGFANKWTIDYEPQEFLRQRSLESKNLVIREGEKSGWIYDKDVESQSSDITYEFRRRRLYRECLRYGRAPKGSRKS from the coding sequence ATGTCTGACGACAAATACAGACTGACTGCCACAAAAGTTCTTTCACTGGTGTACCAAGCCTCCAGCGACTTCGCTGATGCTCACCAGGGACAGAATCGTGGAGCAGCTGCGGGAACAGCAGCAGCGTTGCTTTCTATGGGAATCGATAGGGTTAATAGAACTGGCAAGAGTGCGTCTCGTAGCGGAAGCTTGGATTTGGACTACACCGATGAACAATTGGAGCACATACGACAGATGGCATCTTCAGCTGAGGAAAATGAGCTCAAGAAGCACCGTGACCATTTCgtagacaagttgatggacaagatgttgaagtatACGATTCCAGACGATTCGCCAGATAAGGCTATATTCGAGCAGAAGATCAATGATCCGTCCAGAAGTGAAAGACCCAACTTGTCGATCCGGATTTTGcttctgaacttcaaaaagCTCGCTGGTAAAATGGGAATGTTCTTTGAGTTGCAGTATGGAATCATCCACATCATCACCTGGAGAAAGCCTACCAAAACCTTGACGGCTTTAGTATTGTACACAACGATCTGCTTGTGGCCCCATCTAGTGGTTACGTATCCCCTCATATTCTTGCTCTTCGGCATTATTGTTCCCGGCTATCTTCACAGACACCCTATGAGAACACCGGAGTTGATCAAGGTAAAGAAACGAGGACAGCTGCTCTTTTCGTTCCTCAATGAAGGAGCTGGTGAACACAGCATTATCGACGACTTACTTAGTGACTCTGTGCTAGGTGATGAAGGACTAAGACCGACATTTTCTGGCTCGGAAGAACTGTCCGACGTCTTACAGATTTCTCCATCTGAAGTTATTTCTGAAACCAGTGTCTCTACAGATGATTCCAAGAAACCAATTGCTAAGTCACAGTTAGCCTTATTGATAAACATGAGAGATTTGCAAAACTTGACGActgacttgttgaacgGCATGGATTTGGCTGAGAAGTCGTGGTTTGAGACTTTTGGCTTCAAGGACGAGCATCTCTCAACATTTATATTCTATGGtgtagcagcagcaacttCTGTGGTTCTATTTCTTGGACAGTTTATTCCATGGAGACTTATCTTTATTCAGTCTGGTTGGGCTGGTATTCTCCTCTGTCATCCAAAGAGCAAGACATTCTTGGTGGAGCTTAGCAACGCCAAAAAGGCTCGCGCAGCTAAAGCTCCACAGCCTGAAGAAATCATAGAGTCTGAAGTTAAGAAGTTCGAGACTAACGATATCATTGTAGACGATGCTCCAGAAAggagaattgttgaaattttcgaattgcagaagaaaagtattcTCCACGAAAAATGGACTTTTTATTCGTACTCTGGCAATATCTTTGACACtaagaaaaagacaagattAGCCGGCAAGAGACCTGGTGGAGTTGACCATCTTTCCAAGGTTGTTCCTCCTAAGGATTGGTTGTTTGACTTCGGATTTGCTAACAAGTGGACGATTGACTACGAGCCACAAGagtttcttcgtcaaagaAGCTTGGAATCAAAGAATCTTGTTATCAGAGAGGGTGAAAAGAGCGGCTGGATATACGACAAGGATGTTGAATCGCAGTCTCTGGATATAACTTATGagttcagaagaagaagattgtaTAGAGAATGCCTTAGATATGGACGTGCCCCTAAAGGATCCAGAAAGTCTTAG
- a CDS encoding RING finger protein — protein sequence MTEAAYDNVDFSDDIRVQELQSCKAIYPNCTMNFSKYTGSIEIPLKNEDGIILRLLPESHRDTPLLTHKVCNLPSLLFTFELPERYPYEESLNFNLTSSILHQTVVDSMIVHLEQIWESYQDQVLFSMIDYLHDQTQNEWDSLIGPKYDVTSGQEFQTIVDYDNDIKQQEYETKTFTCEVCQEDYKGVNCSRFDSCGHTFCNTCLFAYFSSVIRTGEIDKVHCPSYECTKKFVKTKDEYSKLESWLMSDTRVEEIVRTLLTPAVPLNFLSKILTSVQSNESGEKTSEDLVNRYYTLFKKSQYEFIGKLLPNRLVKCPRIGCDEAIFREDLTERLVVCPRCAYAFCNDCHNSYHARFKVCKKVTSESGDYLGVEVKDIEAYMSLPRDSYERKTLNARYGRQRIIRAVEEYQMDLLFNKMLKESNEVKECPGCGIIIEKSDGCNKVKCSQCGTNMCFLCGEMLENNYDHFVSEDSSCYRKLFFGMPGAEEES from the coding sequence ATGACAGAAGCTGCATATGACAACGTCGACTTCTCGGACGATATTCGAGTCCAGGAGCTCCAATCCTGTAAAGCTATCTACCCCAACTGCACGATGAACTTCTCAAAATATACTGGATCGATAGAGATCCCACTCAAAAACGAAGACGGCATAATACTTCGACTATTACCCGAGTCCCATCGAGATACTCCCTTATTAACGCATAAGGTTTGCAATCTACCTTCGCTTCTATTCACTTTCGAACTTCCAGAAAGATATCCGTACGAAGAATCACTTAACTTCAACCTTACCAGTTCAATTTTGCACCAGACTGTAGTAGACTCTATGATAGTCCACTTGGAGCAAATCTGGGAAAGTTACCAAGACCAGGTACTTTTCAGCATGATAGACTATTTGCACGACCAAACTCAGAACGAATGGGATCTGCTCATTGGTCCCAAGTACGATGTTACTAGTGGCCAAGAATTTCAGACCATAGTAGACTATGACAACGACATTAAGCAACAGGAGTACGAAACTAAGACATTTACCTGTGAGGTGTGCCAGGAAGACTATAAAGGCGTTAATTGTCTGCGCTTCGACTCATGTGGCCATACCTTTTGTAATACCTGTTTATTTGCCTACTTCTCGTCTGTGATCCGAACCGGAGAGATAGACAAAGTGCACTGCCCCAGTTATGAGTGcaccaagaagtttgtCAAGACCAAAGATGAATACTCCAAGTTGGAGTCGTGGCTTATGTCAGATACTAGAGTTGAGGAAATTGTCAGGACTTTGCTCACACCTGCTGTGCCGCTCAATTTTCTCTCTAAGATATTGACATCTGTCCAGAGTAATGAAAGTGGTGAGAAGACAAGTGAAGACTTGGTCAATAGATATTATAcgctcttcaagaagtcgCAGTACGAATTCATTGGTAAATTGCTACCTAACAGACTTGTAAAATGTCCTAGAATTGGCTGCGACGAAGCCATATTTAGAGAAGATCTCACAGAGCGGTTGGTAGTATGTCCCAGATGTGCATATGCCTTTTGCAACGACTGTCACAACTCTTACCATGCCCGATTCAAAGTATGTAAAAAGGTCACTTCCGAGAGTGGCGATTATCTAGGGGTGGAAGTAAAGGATATTGAGGCATATATGTCTTTACCTAGAGACTCCTACGAGAGGAAGACTCTAAATGCTCGTTATGGCAGACAGCGTATCATTCGAGCAGTAGAAGAGTACCAGATGGAccttcttttcaacaagatgttgaaaGAAAGCAACGAAGTCAAGGAGTGCCCTGGCTGTGGAATCATCATAGAGAAGTCTGATGGCTGTAACAAAGTCAAATGTTCGCAATGTGGCACCAATATGTGTTTCTTATGTGGAGAGATGCTTGAGAATAACTATGATCAttttgtttctgaagacTCCTCTTGTTATAGGAAGTTATTTTTTGGAATGCCAGGTGCAGAGGAAGAATCATGA
- a CDS encoding putative ER to golgi transport, whose protein sequence is MDSFAKKVRTFDAFPKVDSQHTVRSQRGGFSTLMTAFCGLLIVWVEIGGFLGGYVDHQFIVDNEIKSSLVINVDMLVAMPCEFLHTNVEDITKDRYLAGETLNFQGTNFITPPTFNINNINDKHDTPDLDEIMQDSLRAEFSVSGARINEGAPACHIFGSIPVSHVKGDFHITAKGLGYSDRSHVPLEALNFSHVIQEFSFGDFYPFINNPLDASGKLTEEPLISYSYFAKVVPTLYQRLGLVVDTNQYSLTENNHVFKLEHKRPTGIPGIFFKYDFEPIKLIIIERRLPFIQFVARLATIVGGLLILGGYLFRMYEKILVVLLGKKYVDKDREKKSGGILDNDVKQKINSD, encoded by the coding sequence ATGGACTCGTTTGCGAAAAAAGTACGAACGTTCGATGCGTTTCCTAAGGTGGATTCTCAACACACGGTGAGGTCACAGCGAGGAGGGTTTTCTACCTTGATGACAGCATTCTGTGGCCTTTTGATAGTGTGGGTAGAGATAGGTGGCTTTCTTGGTGGATATGTCGATCATCAATTCATAGTTGATAACGAGATCAAGTCCTCTCTTGTCATCAATGTGGACATGCTCGTAGCCATGCCTTGCGAGTTTCTCCATACAAACGTAGAAGACATTACGAAAGACCGGTATTTGGCTGGAGAGACACTCAACTTCCAGGGAACCAACTTTATAACACCACCCACgttcaacatcaacaatatcaacGACAAACACGATACCCCGGACTTGGACGAGATTATGCAAGATTCACTCAGAGCCGAATTCAGCGTATCTGGAGCTCGCATTAACGAAGGAGCTCCAGCTTGCCACATCTTCGGTTCGATTCCGGTTTCGCATGTAAAGGGTGATTTCCATATCACAGCCAAAGGCTTGGGCTACAGCGACAGACTGCACGTCCCTCTTGAAGCCTTGAACTTCAGTCATGTAATCCAGGAGTTCTCCTTTGGCGACTTTTATCCATTCATCAACAATCCCTTAGATGCCTCAGGAAAATTGACGGAAGAGCCTTTGATTTCGTACCTGTATTTCGCAAAAGTCGTGCCCACCTTGTACCAGCGTTTGGGATTGGTTGTAGATACGAACCAATACTCGTTGACAGAGAATAACCatgtcttcaagttggagCACAAGCGCCCTACGGGAATTCCtggaatcttcttcaagtacGATTTTGAGCCAATTAAGTTGATCATCATTGAGAGAAGATTGCCATTTATCCAGTTTGTAGCCCGTTTAGCCACAATTGTAGGCGGTTTACTTATTCTCGGAGGCTACCTCTTCCGTATGTACGAGAAGATCTTGGTAGTACTCTTAGGAAAAAAATATGTTGACAAAgacagagaaaagaaatccGGGGGAATTCTTGACAACGACGTCAAACAGAAAATCAACTCCGACTAA